The genomic region ACGACGAGGCCTTGGTATGCTTGCGCACGTCTTCCAGCGTGAACAGGCCTTTTTCCTTGATCGCCTTGACGACGGTGCCCTTGCACACGCCGTTGCAGCCGCACACTTCCATGTCGTCGCTCATCGCGGCGGCACGATTCTGCCCCTGATGCCCAAGGTCGCCGACGTGACTTTGTCCGAACATCAGGTGATCGCGGATATCGGAGATATTGCGCCCCTCGCGCAGCAGCTGGAAATACCAGGCGCCGTCCACGGTATCGCCATACATCACCGCACCGGCAATCTTGTTGTCCTGGATCACGATCTTCTTGTAGACGCCGCCGACCGGGTCGGACAGCAATATCTCTTCGCAGTCTTCGCCGCCGCTGAAATTGCCTGCCGAAAACAGATCGATGCCGGTCACTTTGAGTTTGGTCGACGTCACCGAGCCGACGTAACGGGCGATACCGAATTCGGCCAGATGATTGGCCGCCACCTTGGCCATGTCGAACAGCGGCGCAACCAGTCCGTACGCGATGCCGCGATGATTCACGCATTCGCCCACGGCATAGATGCGCGGGTCGAACGTCTGCATGGTGTCGCTGACGACGATACCGCGATTGCAGTGGATGCCTGCCTGCTCCGCCAGCGCGATATTGGGGCGGATACCCACCGCCATCACCACCAGGTCCGCCGGGATCACGTCGCCGTCCTGGAATCTGACTGCGCATACCCGCCCGGATTCGCCCTGCACCAGTTCGGCAGTGTCTTTTTCCAGCAGGAAGGTCAGCCCTTTGTCTTCCAGGCTCTTTTGCAGCAGTTTGGCGGAAACCCTGTCCAGCTGACGTTCCATCAGCCATTCGTTCTTGTGCACGACGGTAACGTCCATGCCGCGTAATTTCAGCCCATTGGCGGCCTCCAGTCCGAGCAGGCCGCCGCCGATGACGACGGCATGCTTGTGTATTTTGGCGGCGGCGATCATCGCGTCGGTATCGGCGATATCGCGATAACCGATCACGCCCGGCAGGTCCTTGCCCGGGATCAGCAGGATGAACGGGTTGGAGCCGGTAGCCAGGATCAGCCTGTCGTATTCGGCCGTGGTGCCGTCTTCGGCAGTCACGATGCGTTTGGTGCGATCGATGCCGGTCACTTTCCTGTTGAGGTGCAGGGTGATGCCGTTGTCGGCATACCAGTCGACATCGTTGAGCATGATGTCCTGGATGGTCTGCTCGCCTGCCAGCACCGGCGATAGCAAAATGCGATTGTAGTTGGCGTGCGGTTCTGCGCCGAACACGGTGATGTCGTAACGCTCAGGGGCGAGCTTGAGCAGCTCCTCCAGCGTACGCACCCCGGCCATTCCGTTGCCGACCATGACTAATTTCAGTTTGTTCATTGCGTATACTCCTAGTGTTTGCGGTTAAATAATGTTGAAACCACAGTACAAAGGGAGCCGCGCCGTTGCAGCCTGCTTGTGCTGATGAAAAAATTTGCTGCCTGTTTGCCATCTGTTCTACGCCGCCTTCGCGACCGATTCCGTGTATGCCGCGATCTGCGCGAGATCGGCGACTGCGCCGATCACCACGATCGCCGGACTGCCGATTGCCGACGCCAGCATCGCCGCATGCAGCGTCGCCAGAGTTGCCTTGACCTGGCGCTGCTGTGCCAGCGTGCCGCTTTGCACTGCCAGCGCTGTCGTGTCTGCCGCCAGACCGCCTGCGATTAAACGGGTGACGATATCCGGCAGGTTCTTCACCCCCATATAAATGACCAGCGTAGTGCGCGTCGCCGCCAATGCCGCCCAGTTCACTTCGTTGCCTTCGCGGCTGTGGCCGGTAATGAATGTCACCCCCGGCGCCCAGTCGCGGTGCGTGACCGGCACACCCAGCGTCGCCGGTGCGGCGATGCCGGAGGTGATGCCGCTGATGACTTCGACGCCGATACCGGCTGCGCGCAGCGCCTCGATCTCTTCGCCGCCCCGCCCGAACATGAGCGGATCGCCGCCCTTGAGCCGCGCCACGGTCATGCCGGCCTGCGCCTCCTGGATCATCTGGCGCTGGATAAATGCTTGCGGTGTCGATTGACAGCCGCCGCGCTTGCCAACCGGGATAATGCGTGCATCCGCCCGTACATGTACGAGCAGCTGCGGATTGACCAGATCGTCGATCAGCACCACGTCGGCGCTCTGCAGGATGCGCACCGCCTTCAGGGTAATCAGCTCGGGATCGCCCGGGCCTGCGCCGATCAAATAGACTTTACCGTTCATCGTCATCTCCTTTCAGGCCATCACCAGGCTGCTGGTTTCCATCGCGACGATGGCTTTGGCCTGATTCATGTCCGTGGTATAACCGGCGCCGTACAGACAGCAGGCGAGCTGATTGATCACCGGCAGCGGGATAGGATGCTGCCCTGACAGCACACTTTGTATCCAGGCTGCGGTGGTCGCTGCATCGATGGATTCGGGCAGATTCGGCAGCGACTTCAACGGCCCGACTTCGGCTTCAAACAGCAATTGCGATTTGCCGTCGTCGCAGTACAGCAATTCCGGACGGCGCTTGGGATTGGCCAGCGCCTCGCCCTCGGTGCCGCGCAGCAGCAGCGCGCGCAAGCCGGTGGTCTCGAAGAAGTCGCGCATTTTCTCCAGATATTCCGGATGCGACACGCTGACCAGCCGCAAACTCTCGCCCTTGAACGGCGAAATCATTTTCGCCAGCGTGTGCGCCGTATTGCGTACGCCCAGGCGATTGCGCAAGCCGAGCAGATTAGCCAGCCCCGGCGACAGTACCGCTGTCGGCACAAAGGCGATGCCTTCACCGGCCAGTGCAAGATTGGCCTGGCCGAGATTGGCGCAGGGCAGGATGCCGAGTTCGCGCAGGATATAGGCGGTCGTGGTGCGCCCCTGGCTTTCCAGCGTGCCGTGCAGCAATACCGGGATACCGAATTTGACCAGCAGCAGCGCCAGCAGCGCCACCAGATTGGGCTGATGGCGCGCGCCGTTATAGGTAGGGATGACCACCGGCCGCACGCCGCCAGCCGGCAGTGCTAACGAATACAGACGCGACTCGAGCGCCTGATAGAATCCGAGCAGCTCGTCGGCGGATTCGCCTTTCATGCGCAGCGCGATCAGGATGGCGCCCAACTCCATTTCCGGCACGCCGCCATCCAGCATCGCGCCATAGAGCTGGTCGGCTTCATCTATGCTCAGGTCGCGCGCGCCATGCACACCGCGCGCGATCTCTTTCAGTATGGCGGAATAACTCATGCTGCCTCCTGTTTGCCCATCATAATCATCCGTTTCAGTTCCGGCACGCACGACCCGCATTCCGTGCCGCACTTCAAGCTTGCCTGCAAGGCAGCCAGATCGGTATCCCGTGTTATCGCAGACAGAATCTGCGTCTCCGCCACGTTCAGGCAATTGCATACGATGCGCCCGCGGCTGCTGCTACCGCTGGGCGGCGCCGATAATGGTGCCAGCACCCAGCTGCGCAACGGGGCGATCTCCACACCCTCAGCCATCATCTCCTTGAGCCAGTCACGGGCGGCGATTTCGCCGGTCAAGCGCACGCCGGTCACGCATCCGTCTTCAACCAGTACCCGTTTGGCGACACCGCGCTTGGGATCGTCGTAGCGCATGATGCAGGATTCGTCCTGCATATCCAGCAATGCATCGACTTCAGCCATCAGTTCGGCTGACAACGGAGTGGCGTTGGCGATGCGCAGAACCAGCACCGGATTTTGCCGGCCGTATAATCCGCAGCTGGCGTAATCGAAGCGCGGCAATAATGGCTGAATACGCAACATGCGTGCCACCGCGTCATCGCGGCGCATCACCGCCATATGCCAGGGCAACGGCGCTTTTTCCACCTGGATGGCGGCATGCTTCAGTTCGGGCTGTTTCGACACCGGGTCACGCTGATCCATGGTAAGTGCATTCACCCCCAGTCCGCTCATATAACGGCTGCCCCAGTGCATGGGCATGAACGCCTGGCCGATACGCATATCGTCGCTGGCTTCCACTGGCACCAGCAGCTCGCCACGACGGCTTTTGACGCGCGCCAGATCGCCCGATTTGAGCCCGCGTCGCGCCATATCATCGGCATGCATGGAGAGGATGGGCGATTCGACATGGCTGTACAGTCGCGCCACCATGCCGGTACGGCTCATGCCATGCCATTGGTCGCGCAAACGCCCGGTGTTCAGATGCAGGGGATAGCGTGCGTCGGTCACCTCTGCAGTAGGCAGGTACCGCGTATTGGCGAATCTGGCGCGGCCGTCTGCCGTCGGGAAAAAACCGTCCGCATACAAACGGGCCTTGCCTGACTGCGCGCCTTGCGGATAGGGCCACTGTTGCGGGCCACATTCATCCAGCAGCACGTATGACAGCCCGGTAATATCCAGATCGCGCCCCCGCGTCGATTCGCGATGCTCGTTGAATACGGCTTCGGCATTTGCGTAAGGGAATAATGCTGCACCCGGCTTGCCCAGCCGCGCACCCAAACGGTGCGCAAAATCCGTTGCGATTTCCCAGTCGGGACGACATTCGCCCGGTGCAGGAATCGCCGTTTGCAAATGGGTGATACGCCGTTCGGAATTGGTGACAGTGCCTTCCTTCTCGCCCCAGGCCGCTGCCGGCAACAGCAAATCCGCGTATTCTGCGGTCTCGGTATAGGCATTCACTTCCTGCACCACAACGAATTCGGCCTGCTGCAATGCCGCCCGCACCAGCGCCTGATTGGGCAGCGACTGCGCCGGGTTGGTGCAGGCGATCCACAACGCCCTGATTTCACCGCGCGCGGCGGCTTCGAACATTTCCAGTGCGGTTTTTCCGGGCGTTGCGGGCACGGAGTCGATGCCCCACAATCTGGCAACCTCGCCGCGGTGTTCGGAATTGGCCAAATCGCGATGCGCCGACAGCAGATTGGCCATGCCGCCCACTTCGCGGCCGCCCATCGCATTGGGCTGCCCGGTCAGTGAAAACGGTCCGGCACCGGGCCGGCCGATGTGGCCGGTAGCGAGATGCAGATTAATTAACGCGGCATTCTTATCGGTACCGTGGCTGGACTGATTCAGCCCCTGGCAATACAGCGACAGTGTCGCTGACGATTGTCCAAACCAGCGCGCGGCAGTGACGATGTCGGCAGCAGGTACGCCGCAAACGGCGGCTACGGTCTCGGGCGAATATTCACGCACCGTGGCGCGCAATTCGTTAAAGCCGTTGGTATGGGCCGCAATATAATCCTGATCCAGCAAGTCTTCCCAGAGCATGACGTAGAGCATCGCATTGAACAGCGCCACGTCGGTGCCGGGAAGAATCGGCAGATGCAGATCGGCTTCACGCGAGGTGTCGGTACGGCGCGGATCGACGACGATTACCTTAAGATCGGGATTGGCTTTGCGCGCATCTTCGATGCGGCGGTAAACGATGGGGTGGGCATAAGCGGTATTGGAGCCGGCGATGAACAGGCAGTCGGTCGCGGCGATGTCGTCATAACATACCGGCGGCGCATCGGCACCGAGAGTGGCCTTGTAGCCGCTCACTGCACTGGACATGCACAGACGCGAATTGGTATCGACGTTATTGGTGCCGATCAGGCCTTTGGCCAACTTATTGAAGACGTAATAATCCTCGGTCAGCAACTGGCCGGAAATATAGAAACCCACCGCATCGGCACCGTGTTCGCGAATGATGGCAGCAAACCGGTCCGCGGCATGATCAAGCGCGCCAGCCCAGGTAACGCGCTGGCGTAAGGCATCGCGCCCGGAGCGCAATTCGGGATATAACGCACGGGCTTCGCGTTGGGCCGCCGCCAGACCCAGTGTTGCGCCCTTGGTGCAGAGCCGGCCAAAATTGGCGGGGTGATCGGGATTACCGCGAACGCCGAGAATATTGGTGCCATCGGTTTCAATCAGCACACCACAACCGACGCCGCAGTAAGCACAGGCAGAAGACTTGGATGCAGGAGTAGACGTAGTATTCATGCACTACATCAAGCAATCCTCATGCCAACAAAAAAACTACATATATATCAATAAATTAGATAAAAATTCGGCAATACTTCAAGTATATTTGCATAATTTTGGTGCACCCGGCACTAAAATCGCACCAAACGAAGACTTATTCTGGAATCGGCGCACTTGTCCAGGCACCAGATTACTCGGCATGCTTGTTCACTGCGGCGGCATTACCCCAGCGCGACAAATCATCGACTTCGACGCCGACCCACCACAGCGAGCCGACGCTATCGTGATCGATGCCGCCCGCCAGATGTTGCCCCGGATTCAGCACAATATGATCAGCGTACGCTTCGGCCTCGCTCAGTGTTCGGAACACATGCCAGGATACGACATGGTTGTCAGTGGTATGTGCCGGCACTTGCCGCAACTGGGTAAATAGTTGGGTTTTCATGATATTGCCCCCTAAGCGATAAGAACAATATCAGTCTAGACAAAAAACCGGAAATATCCAGCCTGAGCCGCCATGTACGCGGCACATCTATTGAACTGCTGCTTTAATTGTCTTCCCGGTCGTCATAGCGCTGACGATCATCGCGCTGATCGCCCGCCAAGACGACGTTCACATTGACATCGACATATTTGCCCGGGTCTTGCGGCAACATCGCCGTCATCGTCCGGCCCCGATAGCGATACACCACGTTGTAGCCGCTGATCACCTGACGATAATTATCGTGATTGGCGCAATGCTCGACCTGCCGCGGCTGGTTGTAGCCACCGTTATTGGCTACCTTATCGCCAACGACCGCACCGGTTGCCGCACCCACTGCAGCAGCGGCAATACGTCCATTGCCCTGCCCGACCGTATTGCCCAGCAATCCGCCGACCAGCCCGCCCAGAATAGCACCGCCATAACCATGCCCAGCGCTGCTGCCGTTGTTATAACTGCCTACGGTTTCCGTCCAGCATTCACGGCGCGGCTCATTGATCTGCTGGTAAACCGGGGTGGCGGAAAGCACTTGGGCGCGATCAGTGAAGCTCGCACCATCATCCGCCCAGGCCAGATTAGTCGCGGCTACCAGAGCCAAAGCGGTAAAATTCAGTTTGATCATGTTCATGATACGACTCTCCTGATTCATGCAATTCTTCTAATTACGGTTCCTGCGCCCGAAATCCGGACGATCGGCGCGCTCCTGCCGACGTTCAAAACCATAGCCGAACCCCTCATTCCGCTGCCGAGCAGGCGCTGCTTCCTGTTGCCGCTGCTGGCGCTGCTCATAACCCATATCGGCATTCTGATCATTCTGACGCGGATTGAAGTCATTCCCGCGAAACGAACGGTCATGACCACCCGCTGCCAGTGCGGATGTTGTGCACAGAGCGATAGCAACGAATGCGAATACTTTGGAGTAAGTCATGGTTTACCTTTCTACCTGGCGGGCACATCATTTATGCCCACGTCTGCATCATGATCCAGAGAATTTACACAAACATTTCCAAAACAAATAAAACTGTAACAATGTGTTACGAGGCAAGCCAGTGCCCCGACTTGCCGCCTGACTTTTCGTGCAGGTGGATGGCTTCCATGCGCATGCCGCGGTCCACTGCCTTGCACATATCATATATGGTCAGCAAACCCACATTCAACGCGGTCAGCGCTTCCATTTCCACCCCGGTCTTGCCTACGGTCTCCACCCTCACTTCCGCATCGATTGCAGACAGCGCCTCATTCACTTCGAACGCCACATTCACCCGCGTCAGCGCCAGCGGATGACACAGCGGGATCAGGTCGGCGGTACGTTTCGCCGCCTGAATCGCGGCCACTCGCGCCACGCCCAGCACATCGCCCTTCCTTGCACTGCCCTGCCGGATCATTTGCAGGGTGCCGGGCAGCATCACGATACGACCGCGCGCCACCGCGATACGGCGGGTATCGGCTTTATCGGCCACATCCACCATCTGGGCGTGACCCTGTTGATCAAAGTGCGTAAATTCATGCATAGTTTCAGGAACTCCAAAATAAATCCGGTTATCATATCAGCCATGAAACTGATAATACTCATACTCTGCCTGGTTAGCCAATCCGTTACCGCCAGCGAATTGCCGGATCTGGGGGACATTTCGCAAAGCAGTTTTTCCAGCCGCGACGAAGCTCGGGTGGGCAGCGAGATTATGCGCGATATTTATGCCAACCCCCAGTATTACGATGATGCGGAGCTTACCGACTATTTAAACAATCTGGGATCCCGGCTGGTGGCCGCAAGCTCGGAGAGCCAGCGCAGTTTCCAGTTTTTCGTACTCAAGGACAACACGCTCAACGCCTTTGCGCTGCCGGGCGGCTACATCGGCGTTCATACCGGGCTGATCGAAGCCGCCCAGAATGAATCCGAACTCGCCGGCGTGCTCGGCCATGAAATCGCCCACGTGACCCAGCACCACCTGGCACGCATGATCGAGAGTCAGAACCGCAGCATTTTGCCATCACTCGCCGCTCTGGCTGTAGCGATTCTAGCCGCACGTTCCAATCCGCAAGTAGCGGGCGGCGCAATCGCTGCGACTCAGGCCGTGTCGATCCAGAAACAGCTGGATTTCAGCCGCGACAACGAGCGTGAAGCCGACCGGATAGGCATGCAGATCATGAGTGCGGCAGGATTTGACCCCAATGCGATGGCCACTTTTTTCGAACGTTTACAAAAATACAGCCGCCTCTACGACAACAACGCCCCCGCTTATCTGCGTACCCACCCATTGACCAGCGAACGTATCGCCGACATGCAGAACCGTGCCGCGAATCTGCCGCACAAACAGGTTGCCGACAGCATCGAATTTCAATTGATGCGCACCAAGCTGCGCGTCCTGAACCAGTCTCCGAGCACGGCAGTTACCGAGTTTACCGATGACGTTCGCGACAAACGCTATGCTGACCTGACCGCGGCACAATACGGTTTGACCCTTGCGCTGATGCGGGCGCAGAAATACGACGCAGCAGAAGCCGCGTACCAAAAACTCAGACAAAGCGGCCGGTCCAGCCCGATTATCGACAGCCTGGGAGCCAGGCTCAAGCAAAATGCCGGCGATATCAACGGCGCATTACAGCGCTACCATGATGCACGCAAACGCTATCCGAATTACCGCCCACTCGTCTATAGCTACGCCGATGCCCTGCTCACAGCCGGACAGGCAGATAATACGGTCAAACTGGTTACCGGCATCATCGCCATTCACCCCGACGACTATCATCTCTATCAATTGCAATCGCGCGGCTACGCCCAGCAGGGCAAGGATTTCCTGCGCCACTACGCCCAAGCCGAAGCCTATGCCCATCAAGGCAATTTGACTGCCGCCATCGAACAGTTGCAAATCGCCCTGAAAACCCATGACGGCGATTTTTACCAGATGTCGATTGCCGAAGCGCGTCTAAAACAGCTCATGGCACAAAACAAGGCCGATAAACAAACTTAATCGACACTTTTATCTTATTAAAATTTGGTACAAATATACTTTCTGCGCTGTTTTTCATAAAAAAACGCTTCCTCCCACTTGGATTCATATTTTTTTTGCTCTATGCTTTGACAATCCGAGTTCGGATTGACGGCACGTAAAATATTTTACGTAATGATTCACCAGAACCCATAAATCAGGAGGATGACATGCGGTTACACGCATCATTGATATTAACAGCCAGCTTAGTTGGCACAATCAGCCTAATAAATGTTGCCTATGCTGCAGACGCAGCCAAATCTGAAATGACCGGCAAACAAATCGCCTATGACAAGAGTCTTGGTAACTGCCTGGCTTGCCACGCCATGCCGACCATGCCGGATGCCGTAGCCGCCGGCACAATCGGACCACCCCTGATCGCAATGCAGGCACGCTACCCGGACAAAGCCAAGCTTCGCGCCCAAATCTGGAATGCCATGGACGCCAATCCAAACACAGTAATGATTCCATTCGGTAAAAATAAAGTCCTGACCGAACAAGAAATCGACAAGGTCACCGACTTTGTTTACGGACTTTAATTAATCCACTTTCCACAAGGAGAAAATGCATGAACGTTTTACGTCGTAACATTCTGAAAGGCGCAACTGCCGCAGGTACGCTTGCGGTAGCAACCGGTTTATTTGGTACCGGCAACGCATTTGCTGCTTATAACACCGCTGCTTTTAGCGCAAAGTCCGTAGCGGACGCACTCAAAGGCATGGGCGCAGGCAGTCCGGCCGAAAGCAAAGACATCACCATCAAAGCACCTGATATCGCTGAGAACGGTGCTGTGGTTCCTGTCGAGATCACCAGCAAAATCGCCGGCACCACCGGCATTGCGATCATGGCCGAGAAGAATGCCAACCCGCTGGTAGCCAGCTTCAAGCTCGAGAACGGCGCCGAAGCTTTCGTTTCCACACGTATCAAAATGGGCCAAACCGCGATGGTTCGCGCAGTTGTCACCGCTGGCGGCAAAACCTACACTGCAGCTAAAGAAGTCAAAGTAACTATCGGTGGTTGCGGCGGTTAATACTGTCCATAGTTTGATAACCACTCAACTCGTTTTTTATTAAAGGAATGACCATGGCAGAACCAATGAAAATCCGTGCCACGATGGCCGGTGATAGCGCTGATATCAAAGTACTGATGAACCATCCTATGGAAACCGGTCAGCGTAAAGACCCAAAAACCGGCCAGTTGATCCCGGCCCACCACATCACTGAAGTAACTGCTACTCTCAACGGCAAACCCGTACTGGAAGCAGAATGGAGCGGCGCCATCTCCAAAAATCCATACCTGGGTTTTAAAGTCAAAGGCGCTAAAGCCGGTGACAAAGTAACCGTATCCTGGAAAGACAACAAGGGCGAGAGCAACAGCGCTGACGCTACTGTTAGCTGATATTCAGAAAACCACACCGGAGAATGCATTCTCCGGTGCTGATTGCATATAACTTACGGAGGACAGCATGAAAAAAACGCTGCTAGCGCTGGTTGGGGCCGGTCTATTATTCGGGGGAGTTGCAGCCAACGCCACCCCGGAACAGGATCGCCTGAATCTGGACAAATACTTTACCAATAAATACCCAGATATCAAACTGGACAAATATGTCTACGGTGCACTTGCCTTTGATGCAGACTCAATGGCGCAATACGACAGCATCATGGATTTTCCACCTTTCGGCACCGTGGTAGATCAGGGCCAGAAAATGTGGGACACCCCATTCAAGAATGGCAAAACGTACGCCAGCTGTTTTCCTAACAGCGGCAAAAACGTCGCAGGCAATTACCCTTATTTCGACGACAAAGCCGGTAAAGTGGTTACGTTCGAAAACGCGATCAACACCTGCCGCACCACGAATGGCGAAGAAGCATACAAACTGGGCGACCCGGCAACCATGGGCAAGCTGACATCTTATGCACGCACACTCTCCGATGGCATGCTGATGAACATCAAGGTCAATGGCGCAGCTGCACAAGCTGCCTATGAAAAAGGCAAGGCGCAATTTTACTCGCGTCACGGCCAGCTTGGATTCTCCTGCGCCAGCTGCCACGTTTACAATGCCGGCAACCACCTGCGCTCGGAACTGCTTTCCCCTATTATTGGACAAGCTACGCACTGGCCGGTATTCCGCGGCGGCGAGAATCTGGTAACCCTGCAGAACCGTTATGTAGGTTGCCACAAAATGATACGCGCCGTGCCATTTGCGATCGGTAGCGAAGAGTACAACGATCTGGAATACTTCCACTCCTACATTAGCAACGGCTTACCGATGAAAGCGTCGGTATTCCGTAAATAATTACAGCACTACGTAAAAAATAACGGCGAGGATAATATCCTTGCCGTTTTTTTATAGATGTACCGGCTAATTGTGGGTGATTAATACCATGTACTCACCAGCATTAAGCGCTAGAATCATTACCATAACAACAGCTCATTCACCCATTTAGAATTAAGGAGTTCCTTCGTATGATGAACCGCCGTGAATTTTTACAAATACTCGCCGTTGCCGCCGCTTCCGGCATGGCCATAGACAGCAAACAGGCGCTCGCCGGCAATGCGCCCTCCAGCTTCTATGACCTGCCGC from Sulfuriferula sp. AH1 harbors:
- the soxZ gene encoding thiosulfate oxidation carrier complex protein SoxZ; translated protein: MAEPMKIRATMAGDSADIKVLMNHPMETGQRKDPKTGQLIPAHHITEVTATLNGKPVLEAEWSGAISKNPYLGFKVKGAKAGDKVTVSWKDNKGESNSADATVS
- the soxA gene encoding sulfur oxidation c-type cytochrome SoxA: MKKTLLALVGAGLLFGGVAANATPEQDRLNLDKYFTNKYPDIKLDKYVYGALAFDADSMAQYDSIMDFPPFGTVVDQGQKMWDTPFKNGKTYASCFPNSGKNVAGNYPYFDDKAGKVVTFENAINTCRTTNGEEAYKLGDPATMGKLTSYARTLSDGMLMNIKVNGAAAQAAYEKGKAQFYSRHGQLGFSCASCHVYNAGNHLRSELLSPIIGQATHWPVFRGGENLVTLQNRYVGCHKMIRAVPFAIGSEEYNDLEYFHSYISNGLPMKASVFRK